A window from Sus scrofa isolate TJ Tabasco breed Duroc chromosome 2, Sscrofa11.1, whole genome shotgun sequence encodes these proteins:
- the LOC102162368 gene encoding nuclear envelope pore membrane protein POM 121-like, with product MGIVPSVPRNGPQKPQLSACSSKMSCTSVILKMASAKGKLMLHLALKQTVICVLSSLFVHFPNLCVKKTLVKALEESSQPRAKKEKDLEALVESGKGLTEQKKGHSVLESQDEQRRGSNRGGNSQSAFRCLMVNGILSSFVPRPGPLKRGFCSKGSENTLTRKSQTYSLSSCSKQNTITSSYSSTRGFPQLQRSSAGSARLLGPASLHPHVPAEKANEESQQSSPSASAGPQRKIKHEKAADAPLGQKQNLNCSQPSDNCRPLKRKTPLLLPSRPNDPLILPPFPQLGYQVTAEDLDLEKRAAIQWINKVLEG from the exons ATGGGGATCGTTCCCTCAGTGCCCAGGAATGGCCCTCAGAAGCCACAGCTGTCTGCTTGCAGCTCCAAGATGTCCTGCACCTCAGTGATCCTGAAGATGGCATCTGCAAAGGGCAAACTGATGCTCCATTTGGCTCTGAAGCAGACAGTCATCTGCGTGTTGTCTTCCTTGTTTGTCCACTTCCCAAACCTTTGTGTAAAGAAGACTCTGGTGAAGGCCCTTGAAGAGAGCAGTCAACCAAgagccaagaaagagaaagacctggAGGCCTTGGTTGAGAGTGGAAAAGGGCTAACAGAGCAAAAGAAAGGACACTCAGTCCTCGAGAGTCAGGACGAGCAGAGAAGGGGCTCGAACCGTGGGGGAAATTCACAGTCCGCATTTAGGTGCCTGATGGTCAACGGGATCCTCTCTTCCTTTGTGCCCAGGCCTGGGCCTCTGAAGAGAGGCTTCTGTTCCAAGGGCTCAGAAAATACCCTGACTAGGAAATCCCAGACCTACTCTCTGAGCTCATGCAGCAAACAAAATACCATCACCAGTTCATACAGCTCCACTAGAGGTTTCCCACAGCTGCAGAGAAGCAGTGCAGGCTCAGCCAGGCTCCTGGGCCCAGCTTCATTGCATCCCCATGTGCCTGCAGAGAAAGCCAATGAGGAAAGCCAACAGTCTAGCCCTTCAGCCTCAGCAGGACCACAAAGGAAGATCAAGCATGAAAAGGCTGCAGATGCCCCCTTAGGGCAGAAACAAAACTTGAATTGCTCACAGCCATCTGACAACTGCAGGCCCCTGAAACGCAAGACTCCTTTGCTGCTGCCCTCCAGGCCAAATGACCCACTGATCCTGCCCCCATTCCCCCAGCTAGGTTATCAAGTCACTGCTGAAGACCTTGACTTGGAGAAGAGAGCTGCAATCCAGTGGATCAACAAGGTCTTGGAAGG aTGA